From Lentisphaera araneosa HTCC2155, the proteins below share one genomic window:
- a CDS encoding TrmH family RNA methyltransferase: MTQELDSLGTQEKQVLLAKLQSHLIDDRIELIDKVCSERTEHICLVLENLYQEHNASAILRNADAFGIQNINVIENDNDFAANKEVSMSAHKWLDIKAWNESKIDNTVKCLSALKKQGYKICATSLRPESITLDELPVDEPIALCFGTELTGLSEVAHEMADYMTYIPMNGFIQSFNVSVASALSLSHLRNKMKRKNIEHALSPEKTLDTKINWSLSSMKRPETMLEYYLKQL, from the coding sequence ATGACACAAGAGCTAGATTCTTTAGGCACACAAGAGAAACAGGTATTACTTGCTAAACTTCAGTCACATTTAATTGATGACCGAATCGAACTCATAGATAAAGTTTGTTCAGAAAGAACTGAGCATATTTGCCTTGTTTTAGAAAACCTCTACCAAGAACATAATGCCTCAGCTATTCTTCGAAATGCTGATGCATTTGGTATTCAAAATATAAATGTCATCGAAAATGACAACGACTTTGCGGCCAATAAAGAGGTCTCTATGTCAGCTCACAAGTGGCTGGATATTAAAGCTTGGAATGAAAGTAAAATTGATAACACAGTCAAATGCTTAAGCGCTCTGAAAAAACAAGGTTATAAAATTTGTGCCACGAGTTTACGACCTGAATCTATCACTCTTGATGAACTGCCTGTCGACGAACCCATAGCTTTATGCTTTGGAACCGAATTAACAGGCTTAAGCGAGGTCGCACATGAGATGGCAGACTACATGACTTATATACCTATGAATGGCTTTATTCAGAGCTTCAATGTTTCTGTGGCATCTGCTCTTAGCTTATCACATCTCAGAAATAAAATGAAACGAAAAAACATTGAGCACGCATTAAGTCCAGAAAAAACTCTCGATACCAAGATCAACTGGAGCTTATCCTCAATGAAACGTCCAGAGACTATGTTAGAGTATTACTTAAAGCAACTATGA